A window from Mus caroli chromosome 2, CAROLI_EIJ_v1.1, whole genome shotgun sequence encodes these proteins:
- the Ap5s1 gene encoding AP-5 complex subunit sigma-1, with translation MVHAFLIHTLRAPNLEDTGLCRVLYSCVFGAEKSPDDPRPHGAERDRLFRKEQILAVARQVESLCRLQQQAAGCSSTDLQPQFSAEPVSLHEAPHGAFHLAAGDPFQEPRIVLWLGVLSLGFALVLDTHENLLLAERTLRLLARLLLDHLRLLTPGTNFLLRADRIEGILTRFLPHGQLLFLNDQFVQDLEKEFSAAWPR, from the exons ATGGTCCACGCTTTCCTCATCCACACTCTGAGGGCCCCGAATTTGGAAGATACAGGCCTTTGTCGAGTGCTCTACTCCTGTGTCTTTGGTGCTGAGAAATCACCCGATGATCCACGGCCACATGGTGCAGAAAGGGACAGGCTCTTCCGCAAGGAACAGATTTTGGCAGTGGCCAG acaGGTGGAGTCACTGTGTAGGCTGCAGCAGCAAGCGGCTGGATGTTCCTCCACAGACCTTCAGCCTCAGTTCTCAGCTGAACCTGTGTCCCTGCATGAGGCCCCTCATGGAGCCTTCCACCTGGCGGCCGGGGACCCTTTCCAGGAGCCACGGATAGTGCTATGGCTGGGTGTGCTCTCCTTAGGTTTCGCCCTGGTGTTGGACACCCATGAGAACCTGCTGCTGGCTGAGCGCACGCTCCGGCTCTTGGCTCGCCTCCTTCTTGACCACCTCCGGCTGCTGACACCAGGTACCAACTTCTTGTTGCGGGCTGACCGTATTGAGGGAATCCTCACCCGCTTCCTGCCACATGGGCAGCTGCTTTTCCTCAATGACCAGTTTGTCCAGGATCTGGAGAAGGAATTCAGTGCTGCTTGGCCCCGCTGA